A part of Bufo bufo chromosome 7, aBufBuf1.1, whole genome shotgun sequence genomic DNA contains:
- the LOC121007756 gene encoding formin-2-like isoform X1, with the protein MPPCPLCVGVILCPRPPRPLCVGVILCPRPPCPLCVRVILCPRPPCPLCVRVILCPRPPCPLCVRVILCPRPPCPLCVRVILCPRPPCPLCVRVILCPRPPRPLCVGVILCPRPLCPLCVGVILCPRPLCPLGVGVILCPRPPRPLCVGVILCPRPLCPLCVGVILCPRPPRPLCVGVILCPRPLCPLCVGVILCPRPPRPLCVGVILCPWPLCPLCVGVILCPRPPRPLCVGVILCPRPLCFLCVGVILCPRPLRPLCVGVILCPRPPRPLCVGVILCPRPPRPLCVGVILCPRPPRPLCVGVILCPRPPCPLCVGVILCPRPPRPLCVGVILCPRPPRPLCVGVILCPRPPCPLCVGVILCPRPPCPLCVVIILCPRPRCVWGSFSVRGLHIHCVWGSFSVRGLHVHCVWGGQLMNNVIL; encoded by the exons ATGCCTCCATGTCCGCTGTGTGTGGGGGTTATTCTCTGTCCGCGGCCTCCACGTCCGCTGTGTGTGGGGGTTATTCTCTGTCCGCGGCCTCCATGTCCACTGTGTGTGAGGGTTATTCTCTGTCCGCGGCCTCCATGTCCGCTGTGTGTGAGGGTTATTCTCTGTCCGCGGCCTCCATGTCCACTGTGTGTGAGGGTTATTCTCTGTCCGCGGCCTCCATGTCCACTGTGTGTGAGGGTTATTCTCTGTCCGCGGCCTCCATGTCCGCTGTGTGTGAGGGTTATTCTCTGTCCGCGGCCTCCACGTCCGCTGTGTGTGGGGGTTATTCTCTGTCCGCGGCCTCTATGTCCGCTGTGTGTGGGGGTTATTCTCTGTCCGCGGCCTCTCTGTCCGCTGGGTGTGGGGGTTATTCTCTGTCCGCGGCCTCCACGTCCGCTGTGTGTGGGGGTTATTCTCTGTCCGCGGCCTCTATGTCCGCTGTGTGTGGGGGTTATTCTCTGTCCGCGGCCTCCACGTCCGCTGTGTGTGGGGGTTATTCTCTGTCCGCGGCCTCTATGTCCGCTGTGTGTGGGGGTTATTCTTTGTCCGCGGCCTCCACGTCCGCTGTGTGTGGGGGTTATTCTCTGTCCGTGGCCTCTATGTCCGCTGTGTGTGGGGGTTATTCTCTGTCCGCGGCCTCCACGTCCGCTGTGTGTGGGGGTTATTCTCTGTCCGCGGCCTCTATGTTTTCTGTGTGTGGGGGTTATTCTCTGTCCGCGGCCTCTACGTCCGCTGTGTGTGGGGGTTATTCTCTGTCCGCGGCCTCCACGTCCGCTGTGTGTGGGGGTTATTCTCTGTCCGCGGCCTCCACGTCCGCTGTGTGTGGGGGTTATTCTCTGTCCGCGGCCTCCACGTCCGCTGTGTGTGGGGGTTATTCTCTGTCCGCGGCCTCCATGTCCGCTGTGTGTGGGGGTTATTCTCTGTCCGCGGCCTCCACGTCCGCTGTGTGTGGGGGTTATTCTCTGTCCGCGGCCTCCACGTCCGCTGTGTGTGGGGGTTATTCTCTGTCCGCGGCCTCCATGTCCGCTGTGTGTGGGGGTTATTCTCTGTCCGCGGCCTCCATGTCCGCTGTGTGTGGTAATTATTCTCTGTCCGCGGCCTCGCTGTGTGTGGGGGTCATTCTCTGTCCGCGGCCTCCATATCCACTGTGTGTGGGGGTCATTCTCTGTCCGCGGCCTCCAtgtccactgtgtgt ggggggggcagttaatGAATAATGTTATATTGTAA
- the LOC121007756 gene encoding loricrin-like isoform X2 codes for MSAVCGGYSLSAASTSAVCGGYSLSAASMSTVCEGYSLSAASMSAVCEGYSLSAASMSTVCEGYSLSAASMSTVCEGYSLSAASMSAVCEGYSLSAASTSAVCGGYSLSAASMSAVCGGYSLSAASLSAGCGGYSLSAASTSAVCGGYSLSAASMSAVCGGYSLSAASTSAVCGGYSLSAASMSAVCGGYSLSAASTSAVCGGYSLSVASMSAVCGGYSLSAASTSAVCGGYSLSAASMFSVCGGYSLSAASTSAVCGGYSLSAASTSAVCGGYSLSAASTSAVCGGYSLSAASTSAVCGGYSLSAASMSAVCGGYSLSAASTSAVCGGYSLSAASTSAVCGGYSLSAASMSAVCGGYSLSAASMSAVCGNYSLSAASLCVGVILCPRPPYPLCVGVILCPRPPCPLCVGGAVNE; via the exons ATGTCCGCTGTGTGTGGGGGTTATTCTCTGTCCGCGGCCTCCACGTCCGCTGTGTGTGGGGGTTATTCTCTGTCCGCGGCCTCCATGTCCACTGTGTGTGAGGGTTATTCTCTGTCCGCGGCCTCCATGTCCGCTGTGTGTGAGGGTTATTCTCTGTCCGCGGCCTCCATGTCCACTGTGTGTGAGGGTTATTCTCTGTCCGCGGCCTCCATGTCCACTGTGTGTGAGGGTTATTCTCTGTCCGCGGCCTCCATGTCCGCTGTGTGTGAGGGTTATTCTCTGTCCGCGGCCTCCACGTCCGCTGTGTGTGGGGGTTATTCTCTGTCCGCGGCCTCTATGTCCGCTGTGTGTGGGGGTTATTCTCTGTCCGCGGCCTCTCTGTCCGCTGGGTGTGGGGGTTATTCTCTGTCCGCGGCCTCCACGTCCGCTGTGTGTGGGGGTTATTCTCTGTCCGCGGCCTCTATGTCCGCTGTGTGTGGGGGTTATTCTCTGTCCGCGGCCTCCACGTCCGCTGTGTGTGGGGGTTATTCTCTGTCCGCGGCCTCTATGTCCGCTGTGTGTGGGGGTTATTCTTTGTCCGCGGCCTCCACGTCCGCTGTGTGTGGGGGTTATTCTCTGTCCGTGGCCTCTATGTCCGCTGTGTGTGGGGGTTATTCTCTGTCCGCGGCCTCCACGTCCGCTGTGTGTGGGGGTTATTCTCTGTCCGCGGCCTCTATGTTTTCTGTGTGTGGGGGTTATTCTCTGTCCGCGGCCTCTACGTCCGCTGTGTGTGGGGGTTATTCTCTGTCCGCGGCCTCCACGTCCGCTGTGTGTGGGGGTTATTCTCTGTCCGCGGCCTCCACGTCCGCTGTGTGTGGGGGTTATTCTCTGTCCGCGGCCTCCACGTCCGCTGTGTGTGGGGGTTATTCTCTGTCCGCGGCCTCCATGTCCGCTGTGTGTGGGGGTTATTCTCTGTCCGCGGCCTCCACGTCCGCTGTGTGTGGGGGTTATTCTCTGTCCGCGGCCTCCACGTCCGCTGTGTGTGGGGGTTATTCTCTGTCCGCGGCCTCCATGTCCGCTGTGTGTGGGGGTTATTCTCTGTCCGCGGCCTCCATGTCCGCTGTGTGTGGTAATTATTCTCTGTCCGCGGCCTCGCTGTGTGTGGGGGTCATTCTCTGTCCGCGGCCTCCATATCCACTGTGTGTGGGGGTCATTCTCTGTCCGCGGCCTCCAtgtccactgtgtgt ggggggggcagttaatGAATAA